A section of the Macadamia integrifolia cultivar HAES 741 chromosome 9, SCU_Mint_v3, whole genome shotgun sequence genome encodes:
- the LOC122089911 gene encoding F-box protein At5g07610-like isoform X1, with protein MWFLSIHFWFLTDFMSRFKSVDDEIEESERISHKTDSEDSDPLLAMGDELATYILILLPLKTLFRSKCVSIRWNRLISDPLFACMYVNRQGGGSHTHMTTPTSFFHQLDFFAFDYGYLPPEDKRLNFLRLDNDAKVENDDNHVAVQQRVRSFDHNFFIVDSSNGLLLFARTGNQCRNYYVSNLLSKQWVGLPEPKRLYPYESAKLVCKYDDGYKPSLAQIKFEVLLFSRYQIMSSLFLEIFSSETGNWRMVVLHNYPSYLRTLHCHTLFNGAAYWLDVHADGAGRIAALDFSHLKMSSMPLRSVPYNEIAVMPEDCVQFIPLPASSDLPSNGFLGFSGGLLHYAESNLTNLHIWALSSGGLSQASQVAWSRKHSVSLQFMIDEHPDIFRLIANYRGEYDIGHKQHRFHFSPLAFHPSGLHLVLLNLPGMIVSYHIEKRKLEVVHHYNVQNFQHVPRFTVLSYNYPAWPTQFPSVKSGHASPLCSLERC; from the exons ATGT GGTTTCTTTCAATTCATTTCTGGTTCCTTACTGACTTCATGAG tCGTTTTAAGAGCGTGGATGATGAAATTGAGGAGAGTGAGAGAATCAGCCATAAAACTGACAGTGAAGATTCAGATCCACTGCTGGCTATGGGAGATGAATTGGCAACTTATATACTCATTCTGCTCCCTTTAAAGACACTTTTCAGATCCAAGTGTGTCTCCATTCGCTGGAATCGCTTGATCTCAGATCCACTTTTTGCTTGTATGTATGTTAATAGACAAGGAGGAGGATCACACACCCATATGACCACCCCTACCAGTTTCTTTCATCAGTTGGATTTCTTTGCATTTGATTATGGATATTTGCCTCCGGAGGACAAGAGACTTAACTTCCTTAGGCTTGACAATGATGCCAAGGTAGAAAATGATGACAACCATGTTGCTGTGCAACAgagagtgagatcttttgaCCATAATTTCTTCATTGTTGATTCTAGCAATGGGCTACTTCTCTTTGCTAGGACTGGAAACCAGTGCAGGAATTACTATGTGTCTAACTTGCTGTCTAAGCAATGGGTTGGCCTGCCTGAACCTAAAAGATTGTATCCATATGAAAGTGCCAAATTAGTCTGCAAATATGATGACGGTTATAAACCCTCTCTCGCCCAGATCAAATTCGAAGTTTTACTTTTCTCTCGCTATCAGATTATGAGTTCGCTATTTTTGGAGATCTTTTCTTCAGAGACTGGAAATTGGAGAATGGTGGTACTCCACAATTATCCTTCGTATTTAAGAACACTTCACTGTCATACCTTGTTCAATGGGGCTGCATACTGGTTGGATGTACATGCTGATGGTGCTGGTAGGATTGCTGCCCTTGATTTTAGCCATcttaagatgtcatcaatgccaCTGCGCTCGGTTCCATACAATGAAATTGCTGTAATGCCAGAGGATTGTGTTCAGTTCATCCCACTGCCTGCTAGCAGTGATCTTCCCAGCAATGGATTCTTGGGATTCTCGGGTGGTTTATTGCACTATGCTGAGAGCAACCTGACCAATCTCCACATCTGGGCTCTTTCCAGTGGAGGACTCTCACAGGCCTCTCAGGTTGCATGGTCTCGGAAGCACAGTGTCAGTCTACAGTTCATGATAGATGAGCATCCGGATATATTTCGCCTTATTGCCAATTACAGAGGAGAGTATGATATCGGGCACAAACAACATAGGTTTCACTTCTCTCCATTGGCTTTCCATCCATCAGGTCTCCACCTTGTTTTGTTGAACTTGCCAGGGATGATAGTCTCATATCATATTGAGAAGAGAAAGTTGGAGGTTGTGCACCATTACAATGTCCAGAACTTTCAGCATGTTCCTCGCTTCACAGTCCTATCTTACAACTATCCAGCATGGCCTACTCAATTTCCCTCT GTCAAATCTGGCCACGCTAGTCCCCTATGCTCCTTGGAAAGATGTTAA
- the LOC122089911 gene encoding F-box protein At5g07610-like isoform X2: protein MSRFKSVDDEIEESERISHKTDSEDSDPLLAMGDELATYILILLPLKTLFRSKCVSIRWNRLISDPLFACMYVNRQGGGSHTHMTTPTSFFHQLDFFAFDYGYLPPEDKRLNFLRLDNDAKVENDDNHVAVQQRVRSFDHNFFIVDSSNGLLLFARTGNQCRNYYVSNLLSKQWVGLPEPKRLYPYESAKLVCKYDDGYKPSLAQIKFEVLLFSRYQIMSSLFLEIFSSETGNWRMVVLHNYPSYLRTLHCHTLFNGAAYWLDVHADGAGRIAALDFSHLKMSSMPLRSVPYNEIAVMPEDCVQFIPLPASSDLPSNGFLGFSGGLLHYAESNLTNLHIWALSSGGLSQASQVAWSRKHSVSLQFMIDEHPDIFRLIANYRGEYDIGHKQHRFHFSPLAFHPSGLHLVLLNLPGMIVSYHIEKRKLEVVHHYNVQNFQHVPRFTVLSYNYPAWPTQFPSVKSGHASPLCSLERC, encoded by the exons ATGAG tCGTTTTAAGAGCGTGGATGATGAAATTGAGGAGAGTGAGAGAATCAGCCATAAAACTGACAGTGAAGATTCAGATCCACTGCTGGCTATGGGAGATGAATTGGCAACTTATATACTCATTCTGCTCCCTTTAAAGACACTTTTCAGATCCAAGTGTGTCTCCATTCGCTGGAATCGCTTGATCTCAGATCCACTTTTTGCTTGTATGTATGTTAATAGACAAGGAGGAGGATCACACACCCATATGACCACCCCTACCAGTTTCTTTCATCAGTTGGATTTCTTTGCATTTGATTATGGATATTTGCCTCCGGAGGACAAGAGACTTAACTTCCTTAGGCTTGACAATGATGCCAAGGTAGAAAATGATGACAACCATGTTGCTGTGCAACAgagagtgagatcttttgaCCATAATTTCTTCATTGTTGATTCTAGCAATGGGCTACTTCTCTTTGCTAGGACTGGAAACCAGTGCAGGAATTACTATGTGTCTAACTTGCTGTCTAAGCAATGGGTTGGCCTGCCTGAACCTAAAAGATTGTATCCATATGAAAGTGCCAAATTAGTCTGCAAATATGATGACGGTTATAAACCCTCTCTCGCCCAGATCAAATTCGAAGTTTTACTTTTCTCTCGCTATCAGATTATGAGTTCGCTATTTTTGGAGATCTTTTCTTCAGAGACTGGAAATTGGAGAATGGTGGTACTCCACAATTATCCTTCGTATTTAAGAACACTTCACTGTCATACCTTGTTCAATGGGGCTGCATACTGGTTGGATGTACATGCTGATGGTGCTGGTAGGATTGCTGCCCTTGATTTTAGCCATcttaagatgtcatcaatgccaCTGCGCTCGGTTCCATACAATGAAATTGCTGTAATGCCAGAGGATTGTGTTCAGTTCATCCCACTGCCTGCTAGCAGTGATCTTCCCAGCAATGGATTCTTGGGATTCTCGGGTGGTTTATTGCACTATGCTGAGAGCAACCTGACCAATCTCCACATCTGGGCTCTTTCCAGTGGAGGACTCTCACAGGCCTCTCAGGTTGCATGGTCTCGGAAGCACAGTGTCAGTCTACAGTTCATGATAGATGAGCATCCGGATATATTTCGCCTTATTGCCAATTACAGAGGAGAGTATGATATCGGGCACAAACAACATAGGTTTCACTTCTCTCCATTGGCTTTCCATCCATCAGGTCTCCACCTTGTTTTGTTGAACTTGCCAGGGATGATAGTCTCATATCATATTGAGAAGAGAAAGTTGGAGGTTGTGCACCATTACAATGTCCAGAACTTTCAGCATGTTCCTCGCTTCACAGTCCTATCTTACAACTATCCAGCATGGCCTACTCAATTTCCCTCT GTCAAATCTGGCCACGCTAGTCCCCTATGCTCCTTGGAAAGATGTTAA